In Mustela nigripes isolate SB6536 unplaced genomic scaffold, MUSNIG.SB6536 HiC_scaffold_72, whole genome shotgun sequence, the following are encoded in one genomic region:
- the LOC132008091 gene encoding proline-rich protein 2-like has translation MGRFWSGREGSKVDRTGFAAGRREQRASERDECLGKRERAENCCRHPRNTPAKLPRRARPGALFCARGPSCGVPRPVPLSPRHLLALNSELRRPPPRLTSAPGQHPPPLSQPRWKRLPMHGATSLRQRRGRRRPPAQPRLLPRPPPHPPPPSAGQPSSPAGSPRYLSAARAAPTPPAAPAPSAPAQPPQEPPACVSAGGGDGRPRSPDSSRGLRPIRPRPAQGNLAHLPAPLATSPPPGRRAARLRRALARGLASPAPAAAPAAAPALAPALARTLSAPPERAPRA, from the exons ATGGGGAGGTTTTGGAGTGGAAGGGAGGGCTCAAAGGTGGATAGAACCGGGTTCgcggcagggaggagggagcagcgGGCCTCGGAGAGAGACGAGTGTTTGGG gaagagggagcGGGCGGAAAACTGCTGTCGCCATCCCCGCAACACCCCAGCCAAACTCCCACGACGGGCGCGCCCAGGAGCCCTCTTCTGCGCCCGGGGCCCCAGCTGTGGCGTCCCGCGCCCGGTTCCCCTCTCCCCCCGGCACCTGCTGGCGCTGAACTCAGAGCTGCGCCGGCCCCCGCCGCGACTCACCTCCGCTCCCGGACAGCATCCTCCTCCGCTGTCGCAGCCGCGCTGGAAGCGGCTCCCCATGCACG GAGCCACCAGCCTGCGTCAGCGCCGGGGGAGGAGACGGCCGCCCGCGCAGCCCCGACTCCTCCCGCGGCCTCCGCCCCATCCGCCCCCGCCCAGCGCAGGGCAACCTAGTTCACCTGCCGGCTCCCCTCGCTACCTCTCCGCCGCCCGCGCAGCCCCGACTCCTCCCGCGGCCCCCGCCCCGTccgcccccgcccagcccccccAGGAGCCACCAGCCTGCGTCAGCGCCGGGGGAGGAGACGGCCGCCCGCGCAGCCCCGACTCCTCCCGCGGCCTCCGCCCCATCCGCCCCCGCCCAGCGCAGGGCAACCTAGCTCACCTGCCGGCTCCCCTCGCTACCTCTCCGCCGCCTGGCCGCCGGGCCGCTCGCCTGCGGCGCGCCCTCGCCCGGGGCCTCGCCTCTCCCGCTCCGGCTGCGGCTCCGGCTGCGGCTCCGGCACTCGCCCCCGCTCTCGCCCGGACGCTTTCCGCGCCGCCTGAGCGCGCTCCGCGAGCCTAG